In Oncorhynchus clarkii lewisi isolate Uvic-CL-2024 chromosome 2, UVic_Ocla_1.0, whole genome shotgun sequence, one DNA window encodes the following:
- the LOC139380153 gene encoding gamma-glutamylcyclotransferase-like, with protein sequence MDDNIEIHTFLYFAYGSNLLKERLQLKNPSASIHCVARLKDYKLIFGNYKGLASDRWHGGVATIENSPADEVWGVVWRMNVADLESLDSQENVRLGAYSPVEVNVKTRGQELNCRTYIMNSCIYAPPSPQYLKVILMGAEQNGLPKNYQEKLRSIKTNKYEGPLPVMAELERIMKRAKERANHRSDA encoded by the exons aTGGATGACAACATAGAAATCCACACCTTCCTGTACTTTGCCTACGGCAGTAACCTACTGAAGGAAAGGCTCCAGCTCAAGAACCCCTCCGCTTCCATCCACTGTGTGGCCAGGCTCAAG gaCTACAAGCTGATATTTGGGAACTACAAGGGTCTGGCCAGTGACCGCTGGCATGGGGGTGTGGCGACCATCGAGAACAGCCCAGCGGACGAGGTGTGGGGAGTGGTATGGAGGATGAACGTGGCTGACCTCGAGTCTCTAGACAG ccaggAGAACGTGAGACTAGGGGCCTACAGCCCTGTGGAGGTGAATGTGAAGACTCGGGGCCAAGAGCTCAACTGTCGCACCTACATCATGAACAGCTGTATTTACGCTCCACCGTCTCCACAGTACCTCAAG GTGATTTTAATGGGGGCGGAGCAGAATGGCTTGCCAAAGAACTACCAGGAGAAGCTGAGGTCCATCAAGACCAACAAGTATGAGGGCCCACTGCCTGTCATGGCTGAGCTGGAGCGGATTATGAAAAGAGCTAAGGAGAGAGCCAATCACCGATCTGACGCTTAA